Proteins from a genomic interval of Quercus robur chromosome 9, dhQueRobu3.1, whole genome shotgun sequence:
- the LOC126700993 gene encoding metal transporter Nramp5-like, with protein MRIQQQQQQVTDVVPSLTWGGGSHRVAAINLEESPNSSDKHDHEDSQNQDLSIIYMMFQKPRWRKFLSYVGPGFLVSMAYIDPGSMETDLQTGANYTFELLWVILIGFTFALIIQSLAANLGVSTGKHLSELCKFEYPKYVKYCLWLLAEFAVICADIPEVIGTAFALNILFHLPLWIGVLITGLSTLLLLGLQRYGVIYSLII; from the exons ATGAGAAtccaacagcaacagcaacaagtAACTGATGTAGTACCATCATTAACATGGGGTGGAGGTAGCCACCGTGTAGCAGCCATTAATCTGGAGGAAAGCCCTAATAGTTCTGACAAACATGATCATGAGGACTCTCAG AATCAAGATTTgagtataatatatatgatgttCCAGAAACCTAGGTGGAGAAAGTTCCTATCATATGTAGGCCCTGGATTTCTTGTCTCCATGGCTTATATTGACCCAGGCAGCa TGGAAACTGATCTGCAAACTGGAGCAAATTACACATTTGAG ctACTATGGGTGATACTTATTGGGTTTACCTTTGCGCTTATAATTCAATCGCTAGCTGCAAATCTTGGTGTAAGCACTG GTAAACACCTTTCAGAATTATGTAAGTTTGAGTACCCAAAATATGTGAAGTATTGCCTGTGGTTGCTTGCCGAGTTTGCTGTCATATGCGCTGATATACCCGAAg TGATTGGGACAGCTTTTGCACTAAATATATTATTCCACCTCCCACTCTGGATTGGAGTTCTCATCACTGGTTTAAGCACTCTCTTACTTCTTGGCCTGCAGAGATACGGGGTAAtttattcattaattatttaa
- the LOC126700994 gene encoding metal transporter Nramp5-like — protein sequence MEGFLDLKLRLWIRNLMTRCIAIAPSLIVTIIGGSKGAAQLIIITTMVLSFELPFALIPLLKFSNSNPKMGPHKNSIYIMVIAWTLGVALTGFNMYYLITAFVGWLIHNKLPKIANVFVGIIVFPLILVYVLAILYLTFRKDTAVTFTEPITPDQPMAQNNIEQGLSNSYEVVEADHIPYSEDLVVIPLPE from the exons ATGGAG ggtttcttggaCCTTAAGTTGAGACTATGGATTAGAAACCTGATGACAAGGTGCATTGCCATTGCACCTAGTCTTATTGTTACCATTATTGGAGGATCTAAAGGTGCAGCCCAACTTATCATCATCACAACG ATGGTACTTTCATTTGAGCTTCCATTTGCTCTAATCCCTCTCCTTAAATTCAGTAACAGTAACCCCAAGATGGGACCACACAAGAATTCAATCTAT ATTATGGTGATCGCGTGGACCCTTGGTGTGGCATTGACTGGCTTTAACATGTACTACCTGATTACAGCCTTTGTGGGTTGGCTAATTCACAACAAATTACCCAAGATTGCAAATGTGTTTGTTGGGATCATAGTGTTTCCCCTAATACTCGTTTACGTCTTAGCAATCTTGTACCTTACCTTTCGAAAAGACACTGCTGTAACATTTACTGAGCCCATAACGCCTGACCAACCAATGGCCCAAAACAACATAGAACAAGGGCTTAGCAATTCTTATGAGGTGGTCGAGGCTGATCACATTCCTTATAGTGAGGATTTGGTTGTTATCCCACTACCAGAGTAA